The genome window ACCCGTGGAGGACGAGAAGCCGACGTACGCCTCCTCGGGCACCGCGGCGGAGAGGTCGACAGCGCGCGAGAGGAGAGGCCTCTTGGGCTTGGGCACACCCAAGGGCGCCAGCGTCACGTCGAGGACCGTGGTCCGTCCGTCGTAGTCCACCCACACCTGCATGGCCTCGCGGCTGAAGAGGCTCACGTCGCGGAACACGGAATCGCCGCCGTCTTCGTAGTACCCCGCGCTCGCGGCGGCGACCGACCTGAGGCTGTCGACGTCGATGCCGACGTGGTTGTTGTTGATGTCGGCGAACTCGTAGTTGAGCACCGTGTCGAGCTCGACCGCGAGGATGTGGTTGCTCGCTGACCCTCCGCCGTCGGTGGTGTTGAGGAGGCCCAGGTACTGGAACGGCATGGTGTTGGAGAGGCTCCGGGCGCGCGAGACGAAGAAGGCCAGCCCGTGGCTGCTCAGGTGGAGGTGCGGCGAGACGATGGCGAACACGAACGCCGTGGAGAAGGACCGCACGGTGCCGTCCGAATTCTGCTCGCGGAATCGGAAGGGAGCCGGGTGCAGCGCGTGGCCGGTCATCGCCACCGTGCCGTTGGTCAGTACCAGGAGTCCGTTGGGCGCGACCCGCGCGGCGCCGTCGAGGGCGAGGCTCTCGCCGGCGAAGCCGTCGTAGGCGAACTGCCCGTCGCCGCTGGACGCCGCGTGCTGAAGGCTAGCTAGGAGGAGCACAAGTGCAAGGACGGGCATGGTCGCATAGGCGGTTACAGTCTCCGCTGCTGTGATCTCCTGGTCAGCACGGAATGCTACATTACCTTTTTCTCATGATACCCCCCTCCTTTGTCCGGCTCCTGAAACTAACAAGTGTGAATGTTACTGCCTTAATTTGTCTCTGGAAAGTCGTTGATTGGAGGCCACGAAAAGGATGTTGTTCGACGCCGTGTAATCGTCTAATCGACAAGGACGAGCGACATGGAGCCGTGGAGAGTTCAATGATTTTGATGGGTGCTAGCAGCCGTGAATACTAAGGCTTTGTTTGTAGAGTGCGGCGGTTTGATTCTGAATTCTAATCGGGTCACACAAGAGGCGTTATAGGTTCATGTTTTGAAATAATTCGTGTTAGATTTATCGTTGTTGTTCAATCCTTAGTATTCACAACTTCTCATACAACAAATATTATCGTTTGATGCCGCATAGAAAATTGAGATGGTCATTTTAATTCTATTGTGTTATACACAACTTCTCATACAACAAATATTATCGTTTGATGTCCATGATTTTTGtccataataattttttatgtaaaaatTATATCTCATGTTCGATGTATCTTGTTTAATTTCTAACCGTGACTTCAAAGAAAGATCCACTGTGTCGTTGTTTGGAGTTGGACATGTGTAATCACTGTCTGGACTGTCAGCAACAGAGCCCCTGATATTTCAATACTATTTTGACAATACCTACTGGATAATTATCGTATTAGGGTACTTAGGGTTTTCGTAATTATTGGAGcaattttttatctctaggAAGGACATCGGTTAATGAAACAAAATCGCCTGTAGAAATCTAAGATATCTCGTAAACATGAAAATTTATCTTCAAGAACGGAAAGAAAGACTTCAGAGAACATATGTCCTCCTATATATACGAAACTTAGGGATCTTGCAGATAAAAAACTATTACAGGAGCTAACAAGCCATTAGAAGCCAGAAGACACATGTAACTGAGTAAAGGAAGTCACCGATTAGAATAAATCTATGTAAATTAGTCACATATATACTCGTAACAAGTTCAAATCAATAGAAGATAAACAAAATATAGGATTGGTACTTAAATAATATCCGAACATGTATAAAAATTTATCCGTGTGTTCTTTTGATTCGTCTATTTAAAACATatcttatttattttaaaaattcgtAAGATTGATAGTTCATCAATCGTTGATACTTCACGTCATCTGTGGGGATTATGATAATAAACGTCTAAGATTCTTAGATGCCTTTAACTATATGGACACTGAGAACTAATTTTTCGGACGAGGGTTCTACTGTAACTGTCTTAAGTGTGAATTTTACTGCCTTAATTTGTCTCTGGAAAGTCGTTGATTCGTCCTTTCGAGTTAAAAAAAAGGTCGTTGATTCGAGGCCACGAAAAGGATGTTGTTCGACGCCGTGTAATCGTGTAATCGACAAGGACGAGCGACATGGACCGTGGAGGCTTTTGACGGGTGCTAGCAGCCGTGAATCCACGGCGTTTGTGCTAATGTTGTTCGGAGTTGGACGGGTTGTAATTGCTGCCAGGAACAGAGCCCTTGAGATTTCAATACTACTTCGTGTCCGAGATAGCGATGCACAGGCCGGGATAATATTAtagattatattattatttgagtgttatATGTTTGCTGTCAAGACAATAAAATTactatatcaaatatgattaataaatagctaaatttagaattaaaaatatgaaaaattatcgGTTTGATTTTCATGCAGCTTGGGaagtaaaatatttaaataaaataaaataaataataattaaaattttggttagaatagaaaaaagaatgatcatatcaaatatagtgttagaaaaattattctaaaaatcaaatacctaaatgaAGAGTTCATGTAAATacaattaattaaaaattactGTAATAAAATATAAGCTAGCTACGTTATTAGGATGGATAAAAAAACTGATTCGATCGGGAACGGAGattggaaaaaaattagaaaaatttaaaaatttgagGGAACTAAAACTTCCGCAGAGCCGACGAATATGAAGCCCACAGCCCAAAAAGTGACCGAACGGCGAAGCCCACCAAAACCAGCGgattaaagaaaaaaaggtgGGCATCAACCAGGTCAACCACTCTCCACCCGTTCTCCAATACCAGCGGCGCCACCACCCATGGCTTCGGCGGCGGCGAAATCCGGCCTCCGGTCGCTGGCGGCGCGCGTCAAGGTCGCCGCACCGGCGAGGCGCCGCATGTCCTCCTCCGTCCATGACGATGCCCGTGCGTACATCTCGCTCTCGCCTTCCCGTTGTCCTCTTTTTCTTTGCGATTCCCGATCTGTTCTTGATTTGGGTTTGGGCAGATGAGACGGCCAAGTGGGAGAAGATCACCTACGCTGGGATCGTGACCTGCACCCTCCTGGCGGCGTACAACCTCTCCAAGGGCCACCCCCATTTCGATGAGCCGCCGGTTAGATCTTGCTCCTGAGTTCTTTGAATCCGAGCTAGATATGTCCTGAATCTGACGCGTAGAATTTTCGTCTTTGCTTGTGATGGTGCAGGCATACCCCTATCTGCACATTCGCAACAAGGAGTTCCCCTGGGGTATGGATTGTTTACCACTGCCCCCTTTCGATCTGGTTCCTTGCTTGATTTGATGTTCTTGGATTCGATCCCTTCGGAGATGGTTTGATTGAAATGACGTGAGGGATTAATACTTGATTTCGTAGTGCAGTGCATTGGTTTCAATGTGTAATAGATTGCATTTCAGGGTCCTCATAACATTATGACGTAGCGTTTATTTGACAAAGTTCGTCATTCCCTACATGACTATAGATTTCCTTAACTACTTGGATACATCTGCCTGATAGCTTCCTGAACATTGGTATCCTCTGTTCTCTGCTATCATTGATTGTTTTGTTTTAGAGCAACATTGCAATGAGAGGTCTAAACGCTAGGTGGGTGTGTTACGCGATCATTCTCTTGCGTGTGATAATAACGTTGTTCTAGTAGGGAATAAATAGGTTGAATGGATAGGTACCTTAGTTTCTCCCTTATGACAGTACAAGAGGTTGTCCGTTCGTATATGACGTGCGTGTGGCAATAAAATGGGTTTAGCTCATCTcaaaaaaagagggaaaaaatgATTGCTTAGCTGGAAATCTTGAATGTTGGCAAATTTTTTACATTCCAGAAAGGGATCGTCACATGATTCCATGTTTCAAAACAAATTACTGTGATTTGGATAGAAGTTGAACTTGATTGCACATGCATCATGTTCTTAGATCTTGTTTGGCAGGGCTCCAACTCCCAACTTTACCTCAGATCTGGTGTTTATAAGTTAATATAAAGTGGTTTAAGTATCTATTTTCAATCTAGAATGTAAATAAGATGACTCACTTAAACACCTTCAGTGTATCCTTAGCTCTAGCTCCATGACTTTCTGGAGCTAGGAATATCCTACTCCAAGAATTCTTGGAGTTGGAGCTTTGCCAAATAGGCCCTTAATGTTCATAGGCCATATGAACTGCTATAGACCCCTTACCCTAGTTCTTTTGGGATCTGTTCATTGTATACAGTTTGGAAATGCATACTCAATCTTGAATGCTGGTTATGTTGCATGGTTCAGCAATAATTTGTTTTTATCATCATCAATGATGTGCCCTGTTGAGTTGCCACTGTACACAATATAGTAGAAAAGATAACAGTTGAGCTACTATCTTTCCTAATTGGTTCTATATAATTTGATCCACTCATGTCTAGCATGGCCCATGAGTATAAGCATTCTGCCCTGGCAGTCGTGTGCTCTCCCATAAGAATTAAGAATTGTGGGGGTTTAAACAAGCAGTGTCAAGTGTGCCTTTCATTTCACTCCAAAAATTGTCATAATCTGTTCAAATGTTGTATGCAACAATTGCCATTCAAGCATATAGGTTTCAAGCATTGCAGATTTGC of Phragmites australis chromosome 3, lpPhrAust1.1, whole genome shotgun sequence contains these proteins:
- the LOC133913418 gene encoding cytochrome c oxidase subunit 6a, mitochondrial-like; the protein is MASAAAKSGLRSLAARVKVAAPARRRMSSSVHDDAHETAKWEKITYAGIVTCTLLAAYNLSKGHPHFDEPPAYPYLHIRNKEFPWGPNGLFETKDHH